A genomic stretch from Leptospira licerasiae serovar Varillal str. VAR 010 includes:
- the rplC gene encoding 50S ribosomal protein L3: MAKGLIGKKIGMSQIFDEQGNIIPVTVLEVGPCAVSQVKSVATDGYDAIQLAYQDDKEKHLTKSEVKHLAKAGLTPKRVLKEFRNFGEEPAAGAELKAQDVFAVSDTVKVTGTSKGKGFQGVIKRYGHHGGPGAHGSRFHRHPGSMGSNTTPGRVFKGRKLPGRMGFDTKTVLNLKVVRIHEAENLVFVSGSVPGPANSIITIEKI; this comes from the coding sequence ATGGCAAAGGGATTAATCGGTAAAAAGATAGGGATGTCCCAAATCTTCGACGAGCAAGGAAACATTATTCCTGTAACCGTCTTAGAGGTAGGTCCCTGCGCAGTTTCCCAAGTCAAGTCCGTAGCTACGGACGGTTACGACGCGATTCAGTTAGCTTATCAGGATGATAAAGAAAAACACCTGACCAAATCAGAAGTTAAACATTTGGCAAAAGCTGGACTAACTCCTAAGAGAGTGTTGAAGGAATTCCGGAATTTCGGCGAAGAGCCGGCTGCCGGAGCTGAGTTAAAAGCACAAGACGTGTTTGCGGTTTCCGACACTGTGAAAGTTACAGGAACTAGCAAAGGTAAAGGTTTCCAAGGTGTTATCAAAAGATACGGACACCATGGTGGACCAGGCGCTCACGGTTCTCGTTTTCATAGACACCCAGGATCCATGGGATCCAACACCACTCCGGGAAGAGTATTCAAAGGTCGTAAATTACCGGGCCGTATGGGCTTCGATACAAAGACAGTATTGAACCTAAAAGTGGTTCGTATTCACGAAGCAGAAAATTTGGTTTTTGTAAGCGGATCAGTTCCGGGACCTGCAAACTCCATCATCACTATTGAGAAGATATAA
- the rpsJ gene encoding 30S ribosomal protein S10: MAGQKIRVKLKAFDHKLIDQSTYEIVATAKRTGATVSGPIPLPTKKEIYTVLRSPHVNKKSREQFEMKTHKRLIDILDTNEDTVEALMKLQLPAGVSVDIKS, encoded by the coding sequence ATGGCTGGCCAAAAGATCAGAGTAAAGCTTAAAGCTTTCGATCATAAGTTGATCGACCAATCAACTTACGAGATCGTTGCGACTGCCAAAAGGACCGGAGCTACTGTCTCCGGTCCGATTCCTCTTCCAACGAAGAAGGAAATATACACAGTCCTCCGTTCTCCACACGTAAATAAAAAATCAAGAGAGCAGTTTGAGATGAAAACTCACAAAAGGCTCATAGACATTCTGGACACCAACGAAGACACAGTTGAGGCTCTGATGAAGCTACAACTCCCTGCAGGTGTTTCAGTGGATATTAAATCCTAA